A genome region from Sphaeramia orbicularis chromosome 19, fSphaOr1.1, whole genome shotgun sequence includes the following:
- the LOC115410572 gene encoding zinc finger homeobox protein 4-like isoform X1: MLLLPPAALCCLCSALVATATQLIQEDVTLTRRVGQNVSFSCRGTEECDGSVTYWYQKKDTETFERILYIWRNSGSIYKYNHPQTADFSSVDKGKGYELQIQTVGPSHSASYYCACWKSDSSTHRRYRYWIFGSGTKLYVTDDPVLRPVVGVCLAVSTAPDGKTSLMCVASGMFPPEVRFSWKRQKDHGTEEDLPNAQGEQLEVQESGRRTSIRTIHQNHDSSDKYRCTVQHEGGTTHQEVLARPPPTPTPTPAPPPAPTPPPTPTPAPPPAPTPPPTPTPAPPPAPTPPPTPTPAPPPIPTPPPSPTPPVQLTPCCPSVQPWDSQHLPCLFYSVLILKSLVYCCGLWVMNLI; the protein is encoded by the exons ATGCTTCTGCTGCCGCCGGCTGCTCTGTGCTGTCTGTGTTCAG CGCTGGTCGCCAcggcaacacagctgattcaggaGGATGTAACACTGACCAGGAGAGTCGGTCAAAATGTCTCCTTCAGCTGTAGAGGAACTGAGGAGTGTGATGGCAGTGTTACATACTGGTACCAGAAGAAAGACACAGAAACATTTGAACGGATTCTCTACATTTGGAGGAATAGTGGTTCCATTTACAAATATAATCATCCTCAGACAGCTGACTTCTCATCTGTAGATAAAGGTAAAGGTTATGAGTTGCAGATCCAGACAGTTGGACCCTCTCATTCAGCCTCATACTACTGCGCCTGTTGGAAGTCTGACAGTTCTACCCACA GACGATATCGCTACTGGATCTTTGGTTCTGGGACTAAACTGTACGTAACAG ATGATCCAGTGCTGAGGCCCGTGGTGGGCGTGTGCCTGGCGGTGTCCACGGCCCCGGACGGGAAGACCTCCCTGATGTGTGTGGCCTCAGGCATGTTTCCTCCTGAGGTCCGCTTCTCCTGGAAAAGACAGAAGGACCACGGAACTGAGGAGGATCTGCCCAACGCCCAGGGAGAACAGCTGGAGGTCCAAGAGTCTGGACGGAGAACCTCCATCAGAACCATCCATCAGAACCACGACAGCTCAGATAAATACCGGTGCACGGTCCAGCACGAGGGGGGCACCACCCACCAAG AGGTTCTAGCTCGTCCTCCaccaaccccaaccccaacccctgCTCCTCCACCAGCTCCAACCCCTCCACCAACCCCAACCCCTGCCCCTCCACCAGCCCCAACCCCTCCACCAACCCCAACCCCTGCCCCTCCACCAGCCCCTACCCCTCCACCAACCCCAACCCCTGCCCCTCCACCAATACCTACCCCTCCACCATCCCCTACCCCTCCAGTCCAGCTGACTCCTTGTTGTCCTTCCGTCCAGCCCTGGGACTCCCAGCATCTTCCTTGTCTGTTCTACTCAGTTCTGATCCTGAAgagtctg gtttactgctgtggACTCTGGGTCATGAATCTCATATAG
- the LOC115410572 gene encoding uncharacterized protein LOC115410572 isoform X2, whose protein sequence is MLLLPPAALCCLCSALVATATQLIQEDVTLTRRVGQNVSFSCRGTEECDGSVTYWYQKKDTETFERILYIWRNSGSIYKYNHPQTADFSSVDKGKGYELQIQTVGPSHSASYYCACWKSDSSTHRRYRYWIFGSGTKLYVTDDPVLRPVVGVCLAVSTAPDGKTSLMCVASGMFPPEVRFSWKRQKDHGTEEDLPNAQGEQLEVQESGRRTSIRTIHQNHDSSDKYRCTVQHEGGTTHQEVPEVPALPPSVQPWDSQHLPCLFYSVLILKSLVYCCGLWVMNLI, encoded by the exons ATGCTTCTGCTGCCGCCGGCTGCTCTGTGCTGTCTGTGTTCAG CGCTGGTCGCCAcggcaacacagctgattcaggaGGATGTAACACTGACCAGGAGAGTCGGTCAAAATGTCTCCTTCAGCTGTAGAGGAACTGAGGAGTGTGATGGCAGTGTTACATACTGGTACCAGAAGAAAGACACAGAAACATTTGAACGGATTCTCTACATTTGGAGGAATAGTGGTTCCATTTACAAATATAATCATCCTCAGACAGCTGACTTCTCATCTGTAGATAAAGGTAAAGGTTATGAGTTGCAGATCCAGACAGTTGGACCCTCTCATTCAGCCTCATACTACTGCGCCTGTTGGAAGTCTGACAGTTCTACCCACA GACGATATCGCTACTGGATCTTTGGTTCTGGGACTAAACTGTACGTAACAG ATGATCCAGTGCTGAGGCCCGTGGTGGGCGTGTGCCTGGCGGTGTCCACGGCCCCGGACGGGAAGACCTCCCTGATGTGTGTGGCCTCAGGCATGTTTCCTCCTGAGGTCCGCTTCTCCTGGAAAAGACAGAAGGACCACGGAACTGAGGAGGATCTGCCCAACGCCCAGGGAGAACAGCTGGAGGTCCAAGAGTCTGGACGGAGAACCTCCATCAGAACCATCCATCAGAACCACGACAGCTCAGATAAATACCGGTGCACGGTCCAGCACGAGGGGGGCACCACCCACCAAG AGGTTCCAGAGGTTCCAGCTCTTCCTCCTTCCGTCCAGCCCTGGGACTCCCAGCATCTTCCTTGTCTGTTCTACTCAGTTCTGATCCTGAAgagtctggtttactgctgtggACTCTGGGTCATGAATCTCATATAG